The Pseudomonas fluorescens genome segment GGGACTTGCTTGCATTACCCGCCGTCTGTCGGCCTCTCCTGTTATCGATGTTAAAAAAGTACAGGTAACAGGTCAGAAGAAGCCAAGACAGATCGCAGCGCTGGGTTTACTGTATTCGCCCTGCGCCAAAGTAATCGTGTCGACGCAGTTGCCCCCTCGCCCAAACATGGCGGGGAGGTCTTTTCAGTGTTCAAAAGGCCGTTCAAGTAAAAAGGAAAACCGCAGCGATGGCGTACTACCGCACTCCTCATGACGTTACCGCTCTGCCTGCCTGGCAAGCGTTGAAAGATCACCGCCAAGCCATGCAGGATTTCAGCATGCGCGAAGCCTTCAACGCCGATCCGCAGCGCTTCAATCAGTTCACTCTCAGCAGCTGCGGACTGTTTCTCGACTATTCGAAGAATCTGATCAACGCCGAGACCCGCAACCTGCTGGTGGGTCTGGCCAATGAAGTCGATCTCAAGGGCGCGATCAAGGCCCTGTTCGACGGCGAAATCGTCAACTCCTCCGAAGGCCGCCCGGCGCTGCACACCGCCCTGCGTCGCCCGGTCGGCGACAAGCTGTCGGTCAACGGCGTCAACGTGATGCCTGAAGTACACAAGGTGCTGAACCAGATCACCGATCTCGTGGGCCGCATCCACGACGGTCTGTGGCGTGGTTACACCGAGAAGCCGATCACCGACGTGGTGAACATCGGCATCGGTGGCTCGTTCCTTGGCCCCGAGCTGGTCTCCGAGGCCCTGCTGTCCTACGCCCAGAAAGGCGTACGTTGCCATTACCTGGCGAACATCGACGGCAGCGAATTCCACGAGCTGACGCAAAAACTGCGCGCCGAGACCACGCTGTTCATCGTTTCGTCGAAGTCGTTCAACACCCTCGAAACCCTGAAAAATGCCCAGGCCGCTCGCGCCTGGTACCTGGCCCAGGGTGGTTCGGAGGCCGAACTGTATCGCCACTTCATCGCCGTCTCGAGCAACAACGCGGCAGCCGTGGCCTTCGGTATCCGTGAAGAGAACATCTTCCCGATGTGGGACTGGGTCGGCGGTCGTTATTCGCTGTGGTCGGCCATCGGCCTGCCAATCGCCCTGGCCATCGGCATGTCCAACTTCAAGGAACTGCTGTCCGGTGCCTACACCATGGACCAGCACTTCCAGAGCGCGCCGTTCGAACAGAACATGCCGGTGCTGCTGGCCCTGCTCGGCGTGTGGTACGGCAACTTCTGGGGCGCGCAAAGCCACGCGATCCTGCCGTACGACCACTACCTGCGTAACATCACCAAGCACTTGCAACAGCTGGACATGGAATCCAACGGCAAGAGCGTGCGCCAGGACGGCACCGCAGTGTCGACCGATACCGGCCCGGTGATCTGGGGCGGCGTCGGCTGCAACGGTCAGCACGCTTACCACCAGCTGCTGCACCAGGGCACCCAACTGATCCCGGCCGACTTCATCGTGCCAATCGTCAGCTTCAACCCGGTCTCCGACCACCACCAGTGGCTGTACGCCAACTGCCTGTCGCAGAGCCAGGCGCTGATGCTCGGCAAGACCCTGCCGGAAGCCGAAGCGGAACTGCGCGACAAGGGCATGAGCGAAGACCAGGTGCAGAAACTGGCACCGCACAAGGTGATCCCGGGCAATCGTCCGAGCAACACCCTGGTGGTCGAGCGCATCAGCCCGCGTCGTCTCGGCGCACTGGTGGCGATGTACGAACACAAAGTCTTCGTGCAAAGCGTGGTCTGGGGCATCAACGCCTTCGACCAGTGGGGCGTGGAACTGGGCAAGGAACTGGGCAAGGGCGTCTACAACCGTCTGGTCGGCAGCGAAGAAACCGCCGCTGAAGACGCGTCCACCCAAGGCCTGATCAACTACTTCCGCGGCCGTCACCGCGGCTGATCCAGCCCTGAACACACCCCCTCTCCATGAGGGGGTGTTTGTTTACAGGTATTGAACCCTCCCCGCTCTCGGCGCATCTTTATCCTTGTCGCACAACAAGAATAAGGAACCGTCATGTTCGATATCAGCACGTTCCCCAAAGCCGATGCCGTCCGCCGGGCAGCCCAGTTGAGTCAGGACGACTACCAGCGCCTGTACCGCGAATCCATTGAACACCCCAGCACCTTCTGGGCCGAACAGGCCACCCGCTTCCTCGACTGGAGCACACCGTGGCAGACCGTCCAGCGCTATGACCTGAAGACCGGCCAAGCCGCCTGGTTTGCCGGTGGCAAGCTGAACGTCAGCTACAACTGCATCGACCGTCATCTGGAAAAGCGTGGCGATCAGACCGCCATCCTCTGGGAAGGCGACGATCCCGCCGAATCCACGCAAATCACCTACAGCAAACTCCATCACCACGTCTGCCGCCTGGCCAACGTGCTGAAAAGCCGTGGCGTGAAGAAAGGCGACCGGGTGTGCATCTACATGCCGATGATTCCCGAAGCGGCCTACGCCATGCTGGCCTGCGCGCGGATCGGTGCGATTCACTCGGTGGTGTTTGGCGGTTTTTCACCGGACTCGTTACGCGACCGCATTCTCGACGCCGACTGCCGCACCGTGATCACCGCCGATGAAGGCGTGCGCGGTGGCAAATTCGTGCCGTTGAAACACAATGTCGACAAGGCCCTGCAGAGTTGCCCGAATGTCGGCACCGTCGTGGTGGTCGAGCGCACACAGAACAAAGTCAACTGGGTCGAAGGTCGCGACCTCTGGTATCACCAGGCCGTGCGTGACGTCAGCGACGATTGTCCGCCGGAACCGATGGACGCCGAAGATCCGCTGTTCATCCTCTACACCTCCGGCAGTACCGGCAAACCCAAGGGCGTGCTGCACACCACCGGCGGTTACCTGTTGCAGGCGGCGATGACCTTCAAGTACGTGCTCGACTACCGCGACGGCGAAGTGTTCTGGTGCACCGCCGACGTCGGCTGGGTCACCGGCCACAGTTACATCGTCTATGGCCCGCTGGCCAACGGCGCGACCACCCTGATCTTCGAAGGTGTGCCGAGTTACCCGAGCACTTCGCGGTTCTGGCAGGTGATCGACAAGCACAAGGTCAACATCTTCTACACCGCTCCGACCGCGCTGCGCGCACTGATGCGCGAAGGTGCCGGTCCGTTGCAGGAAACGTCGCGGCAAAGCCTCAGATTGCTCGGCAGTGTCGGTGAGCCGATCAACCCGGAAGCGTGGGAATGGTATTTCAACGTGGTCGGCGAACAGCGCTGCCCGATCGTCGATACGTGGTGGCAGACCGAGACCGGCGGCATCATGCTCAGCCCGCTGGTCAGCGCCCAGCGAATCAAACCGGGCTGCGCCACCCAGCCGATGTTCGGCGTGCAACCGGTGCTGCTCGACGAGCACGGCAAGGAAATCAAGGGGGCCGGCAGCGGCGTGCTGGCGATCAAGTCGAGCTGGCCGGCGCAGATCCGCAGCGTCTACGGCGATCCGCAGCGCATGGTCGACACCTACTTCAAGCCCTACCCCGGCTACTACTTCACCGGCGACGGCGCCCGCCGCGACGAGGACGGCGACTACTGGATCACCGGGCGCATCGACGACGTGATCAATGTCTCCGGTCATCGCATCGGCACCGCCGAGGTCGAAAGCGCGCTGGTGCTGCACGACAGCATCGCCGAAGCCGCCGTGGTCGGTTATCCCCACGACGTCAAAGGCCAGGGGATTTATGCGTTCGTCACACCCATGAACGGCACCGAACCCAACGACGAACTGAAGAAAGAACTGCTGGCCCACGTCAGCAAGGAGATTGGCAGCTTCGCCAAACCGGACCTGATCCAGTGGGCCCCGGCCCTGCCGAAAACCCGCTCGGGCAAGATCATGCGGCGGATCCTGCGCAAGATCGCCTGCAACGAACTCGACAGTCTCGGCGATACCTCGACCCTGGCGGATCCGAGTGTGGTGCAGGGCTTGATCGATAAACGCTTGAACCAGTAAGCGCAGCGGCAAGCGGCGAGCCTCAAGCTTGAAGCTCGCCGCTTGCAGCCGAGTTGCTGCTAAACTCCCGCGCCCCGATTCCCTCCAGCAAGGCGCAAGCATGTCTTCCCTGAATCAGGCGCTGCGCGCCGCCCTCGATCAACGCCAGGATCTGCTCGCCGAGCTGCACAGCCAGGGCACGGATTGCTATCGCCTGTTCCATGGCAGCCAGGAAGGTGCCGGCGGCCTGACCGTCGACCGCTATGGCCCGCAACTGATGGTGCAGAGTTTCCACCAGACGCTGGAACTCACCGACCTGCTGCAACTGCACGCCACGGTGAATGAAACGCTGGGCTTGCAAACCTTGCTGGTCTACAACGACCGCTCCCGTGGCAACTCGCGCATCGACCGCGAAGACAGCGTCTACCGCGCCGAAGATGCAGCACTGGTTGATCTGGTCGGCCACGAATGGGGCCTGAACTACCGCGTGCGCGGACGCCATGCCGGGCAGGATCCGCTGCTGTTCCTCGACCTGCGCAACACCCGCGGCTGGGTCAAGGATCACGCCAGGGGCAAAAGCGTGCTCAACCTGTTCGCCTACACCTGTGGCGTCGGCCTCAGCGCGGCTGCCGGCGGTGCCCGCGAGGTATGCAATCTGGATTTCGCCGAAGGCAACCTGGCCGTCGGACGCGAGAACGGCTTGCTCAATCCGCAACTGCCGACCATGGAATTCATTCAGTCCGACTACTTCCCGGCGATCCGTCAGTTGGCCGGGCTGCCGATCAGTCAGCGTCGCGGGCAGAAACTGCCGAGCTATCAACGCCTCGAACAGCGCCAGTACGATCTGGTATTGCTCGATCCACCCGCGTGGGCCAAGAGCGCGTTCGGCACTGTCGACCTGCTTCGCGATTATCAGAGCCTGCTCAAGCCAGCCCTGCTGACCACCGCCGAAAACGGCGTGCTGATCTGCTGCAACAACCTGGCAAAAGTCAGCATGGACGACTGGCGCGAACAGGTACTGCGTTGTGCCGAGAAGGCCGGGCGACCGGTGCGCGAGTGGAGCGTAATGAGCCCGGGCCGGGACTTCCCCTCACTGGACGGCAAACCGCCGCTCAAGACCCTGATTCTCCAGCTCTGACTCCCCCCCGGCAGGAGCCCCCTTCGGCAGCGCCTACAGACATTGCAGAAAAATCTGAATAATCCTGTCGCGCGCGATGTACTTCGGAACCGGAATCGCGTGCCATACTCCAAGGCACTCCGATTCAGACAGATGAAGCCGCACATGCCCAAAGGATTGATTCGCGCGATTGGCGCCCTGTTGACCGCTCTGGCCCTCTACAGCCTGCTGGGGTTTCTGATTCTGCCGGGCATTGCGCTGCGCATAGCCAACCAGCAACTGGCCAACCATGCAACGCTGCCTGCGCACCTCCAGCGTATCGAACTCAATCCGTTCAGCCTCGAAGTCACGCTTTGGGGCCTGGTCATCGGCGAACCGGGCAAGGAGCAGGTCGGTTTCGAGCGCCTGTACGCCAACCTGCAACTCGACAGTCTGTGGACAAAAGCCCTGCACCTGTCCGACATCGAACTCGACAAACCCAAGACCGAAGTCCTGTTCGCCAAGGACGGCAAGCTCAATCTGCTCGGTCTGTTCAAACTGCCGGCCAGCGAACCGACGCCGGCCGATCCGAATGCCAAGCCTTTTCCACTGCGCATCGACCGGATCAAACTAGCCGGCGGCAACGTGCATTTCCAGGATGCACGCCCGAGCGAGCCGATCGAATTCGTCTACGACAAGCTCGACTTCGAACTGAAAAATCTCAGCACCCTGCCCGACGACAACGCCGACATGACCCTGGTCGCCATCGGCCCGTCCGGTGGGCAGATCGACTGGAAAGGCAACTTCAGCCTGATCCCGATCGCCTCACAAGGAACGCTCAAGGTCACCGATGGCCAGATGAAAGCCTTCTGGCCCTACGTTCGCGACGCCGTACCGCTGGCGCTGGAAAACGGTGTGGTCAGCCTCAGTACCGACTACAAGCTCAACCTGTCCAAGGAAACCGAACTGCTGCTGAGCAACGTCTCGGTCAGCGTCGCGCCGTTTGCGATCAAGACCCCGGACGGACGTCCGCTGGCAAGACTCGACCGCCTCGACGTCAGCGAAACCACGGTGGACCTGGCCAAACAGCAAGTAGTGGTCGGCAAGATCCGCAGCCAGAAACTCGAAACCTGGGCCGCCCTTGAAGCGGACGGGCAACTGGACTGGCAGAAACTGTTCGCCAGTCAGCCGTCCAAACCGGCTGCCAAGGCTGCGGCGGAACCCAAGAGCACACCGGCGGCCGCCGATTCACCGAAAGCCGAACCGACCGCCCCCGGCAAGCCATGGCAAGTGCTGCTCAAGGACGTGCAACTGCGTGACTACAAAGTGCATCTGGCCGACCGCTCGGCGAAACCCGAAGTCACGCTGGACGTCACGCCGCTGAATGTCGACCTGCAGAATTTCGACAGTCTCAACGGCTCGCCCTTCAACCTCAAGCTCGATGCCGGCCTGGGCAAACAAGGCAAGATCAACGCCGACGGCGTGGTCAACCTGGCGCCGGTCACCGCCCAGCTCAACGTAAAAACCCAGGACATCGACCTGCGCGTCGCCCAGTCCTACATCAACTCGTTCATTCGTCTTGAACTGCGCAGCGGCATGCTCGGCAGCGACCTGAAAGTGAACCTGAAAAGCACCGAGCCGCTGGCATTCAGCGTCACCGGCCGCGCCCAGGTCGACCAACTGCACACTCTAGATACCCTGAAGACCCGCGACTTCCTCAAGTGGCAGCAAGTGGTGGTCGAAGGCCTGAACTATCAACATGGCGACAGCCTGTCGATCGACAGGATCAACCTGTTCCAGCCCTATGCGCGTTTCATGATCAACGATGACCGCACCACCAACATCGATGATTTGCTGATCCCGCAACCTGCCGATTCCGGGGCGAAAACGGCAGCGGCCAAACCAGCCAACAACTCGAAACCGCTGGGCATTCACATCGGTGGTATCGCGATCAATGACGGCTCGGCCAACTTTGCCGACTTCAGTCTGACCCCGAACTTCGCCACGGCAATCCAGCAACTCAACGGCCAGATCGGCACCATCGACAGTCGTCAGGCGAAACCGGCCAGCGTTGACGTCAAGGGCAAGGTCGACCGCTATGCGCCGGTGACGATCAAAGGCGCGGTCAACCCGTTCGACCCCATGGCCAGCCTTGATATCGCCACCAGTTTCAAACGGGTCGAACTGACCACCCTGACCCCCTACTCCGGCAAGTTCGCCGGTTACCGGATCCGCAAGGGCCGGCTCAATCTCGACCTGCACTACCTGATCACCAAGGGCCAGCTCAAGGCCGAGAACAAAGTAGTGGTCGAGCAACTGCAACTGGGCGAGAAAGTCGACAGCCCGGATGCCGTGAGCCTGCCGCTGAAACTGGCGATTGCACTGCTCAAGGATGTGGACGGCAAGATTTCCATCGAGCTGCCGGTCACCGGCGACCTCAACAACCCGCAATTCAGCGTGATGCCGATTATCTGGCAGACCCTGCGCAACCTGATCGTCAAGGCGGCGGCCGCGCCGTTCAAGTTGATTGGCGGACTGGTCAGCGGTGGCGGTTCAGAAGATCTGGGTACCGTGTCCTTCGCGCCAGGCTCCAGTGAACTGAACAAGGATGCCGAAGCGGCGCTGGTCAAATTGTCCCAGGCCTTGAAAGAGCGCCCGGCCCTGCGCCTGGAAATCGAAGGCACCGCAGCACAAAGCAGCGACGGCCCACTGATCGCCGAGCAACGTCTGGAACGCGAATACCAGTACAACTACTACAAGATGCTCCAGCGCCGTGGCGACAAAGTGCCGGCTCAGGCTTCGCTGATTCAGGTGCCGGATAACGAAAAAGGCCCGCTGCTCGAAGGCATCTACCGCACCCGTCTGAAAACCCAGCCACCAGCCGAATGGAAGGATCTGGGCAAGGAAGAACGCACGGCGAAAATGCGTGCCGACGTGATCAAGTTCTGGAGTAGCAGCGACGTGCTGTTGCGCCAGCTCGGTCAGGAACGAGCCAGCAGCATCAAGGATTATCTGGTGGACAAGGGCCAGTTGGCCGATGACCGCGTGTACTTCATCGACGCCAATCTTGGCGAAGCGCAAAGCGACGGCCGCGTGGTGACGCAAATGCATCTGGACGCCGAGTGATGAACAATCAATGGCTGGCTGCAATGGCGTTGGCGCTTGTCGCCAGCCAGGCTTCGGCATCCGATACCCTGCGCTGCGGCAGCCAGTTGGTGAGCCTCGGCGACCGCGCCAGCGAAGTGTTGCAAAAGTGCGGCGAGCCGATCAGTCGCGATGTGCTGGGCTACAAGCGCAGCGCCAATCGCCGTGAAGAGTTTCAGGTCGAGGAGTGGACCTACGGCCCGAGCAATGGCATGTACCAATACCTGCGCTTCGAGGGCAATCGCCTGCGGCAGATCAACAGCAAGCGCGGTAACTGACTCCACCACTTTCCTATCCCTGAAATAGAACAGGCCCCGACACGAATGCCGGGGCCTGTAATGGCCACAATCCGTGTGGCCGTTCGCATGAACTCTAAAGTGCGGCAGACGTATTGCTCGGCCCGCCTGTCGCGTCTTCTCCCGGTCCAGGCGAGAAGTCTTGCCTTACTCGGCTTTCAGGCCGTCAGCGGAGACCGCTTTCACACCTTTGATTTTCTTGGTGATGTCTACGGCCATTTTTTTCTGTGCTTCTGTCACTGCAACAGTGGAGGACAGAGACACGACGCCTTTGTTGGTTTCTACTTTGATGTCAGTGCCTGGAATGCCTTTTTCAGTGACCAGGTCGCTTTTGACTTTGGTGGTGATCCAGGTGTCGGAAGTAGCTTCTTTGGCCTTGGTCATTTCACCGGCAGCCAGAGTCATTGGAGCCTGGGTCGCCTGGGTGGATTGTGCGAATGCGCCGGTGGCCATGGTCAGGGTCAGCGCGGTAGCAGCAGCGGCAGTGATAGCGAACTTCTTCATACGAGTAACTCCTGTTTTTCTGGAAAGTCTGCTGGGTGTCTTGTCAGCAGGGTTACTGGAAGTATTGCGAACGCTGTGCCAACTTTTGAAAATACAATAAACTCTTATAAATCAATAATTTAGTGAAATTAAAAATTTTCGGAATCATGCAAATTGCATGACCCTTGAATTATCTACATGCAAGTTGCGGTTTTTGGGAAAGTTCCTAACACGCTGAAAAGATTGAAGCTTTTTTGTGAAGCACCGCAAAAGAAAATGCCCCGCAAAGCGGGGCATTTGATGAGCAGAGGTCAAGCAATCAAGTACCGCTGCCAGGGCAACCTTTAGGGGCGTAGTCAGGGTTGACTGTCGAGGCGCAGCTCCAGACGCCCGCGGTGTTACCCGTCGCACCGCCAGAACGGGTCAGCGTGATGGTCTTGCCCAGTACCGGAGCCGGTGCGTTGGCCAGAGTGCAGACTATGGTGCCAGCTCCAGAAGACGCAGTACCCGAGGCAGTGACTGTGCCGCAGTTGGTTGTCGAATAGGATGCGTTACCGGTCACCAGCGTCAGCGTCGGGTCTGTACCTTGATTGATGGTGTCCTCGAACGGCACTTTCAGCGCGCTGATTTCCGCCAGACCTGCCGTCACTTTCGACCGTGCCTGGTACTTGGTGTATTGCGGCAGGGCAATGGTCGCCAGGATGCCGATGATCGCCACGACGATCAGCAGCTCGATGAGAGTGAAACCTTGTTGTTTTTTCATAGACACGCTCCATGCATGAGTCGGAATCTCATGATCTGAACAGGACTCAGCACAGCCCGTGCCAAGGCGCCCGCAGCCGCACAGGCTGGGCGCGATCACGCTATCGCGGGGTTTCCTACAACCTGTAACCGCACTATCTGACACTTTTTGTCACCTGCACCGGAGAGGTTTGGCGCTGTCACTTGACTAGGCTATAAGTCATGAACTGTCTGCATCCGGGATTCCCATGAATGACATCGCTCTGAGCGGCCTGGCCAAACAGCTGGTCCAGGCCGAACTGCTCACGGAAAAAGTCGCCCAGCAAGCCTGGCAGCAGGCCCAGCGCAATCGCCTGTCGCTGGTCAGCTATCTGGTACAGAACAAACTGGTGAAGAGCTGGCAGGTCGTCGAAATTGCCTCGGAGCATTTCGGCATGGCATTCCTCGACCTCAACTGCCTGGACAAGGAAACCCAGCCCAAGGGCCTGGTCAGTGAAAAACTGGTGCGCCAGCATCACGCCCTGCCCCTGTGGCGGCGAGGCAACAAGCTGTTCGTGGGCATTTCCGACCCGAGCAATCACCAGGCGATCAACGACATTCAATTCAGCACCGGGCTGAGCACCGAAGCCATTCTGGTGGAGGACGACAAGCTCACCGACGCCATCGAAAAGTTCTTCGACACCCACGCTTCCGGTCTGGAAGACATGGCCGATGTCGACCTTGAAGGACTGGACGTCGAGTCAGTCGATGACAGCAAACAGGACGCCATCGGTGGGATGGACGCCGACGATGCTCCGGTGGTGCGCTTCGTCCACAAGATGCTGCTGGACGCGATCAAAAGCGGCTCTTCCGACCTGCACTTCGAGCCCTACGAAAAGAACTACCGGGTGCGGGTACGTACCGACGGCATCCTGCGTGAAGTGGCCAGGCCACCGATCCAGCTGGCCGGGCGTATCGCTGCACGTCTGAAGGTCATGGCCAGCCTCGACATCTCCGAACGTCGCAAGCCCCAGGACGGGCGTTTGAAGATGCGTCTGTCAAAAACCAAGTCGATCGATTTCCGGGTCAATACCCTGCCGACCCTGTGGGGCGAAAAAGTGGTGATTCGGATCCTCGACCCCTCCAGCGCCCAGATCGGCATCGACGCCCTCGGTTATGAGCCGGAGCAGAAAGAGTTGTACCTCGCCGCCCTGAAGCAGCCACAGGGCATGATTCTGGTTACCGGCCCTACCGGTTCAGGCAAGACCGTGTCGCTGTACACCGGGCTCAACATCCTCAATACCGTCGACATCAACATTTCCACCGCCGAAGACCCGGTGGAGATCAACATGGAAGGCATCAACCAGGTCAACGTCAATCCGAAGCAGGGCCTGGATTTCGCCCAGGCGCTGCGCTCGTTCCTGCGCCAGGACCCGGACGTGATCATGGTCGGCGAGATTCGCGATCTGGAGACCGCGGAAATCGCCATCAAGGCGGCGCAGACCGGTCACCTGGTCCTCTCCACACTGCACACCAACAGCGCCGCCGAAACGCTCACGCGTTTGCACAACATGGGCATCCCCGGCTTCAACATCGCTACATCGGTCAGCCTGATCATCGCCCAGCGTCTGGCACGCAAGCTGTGCAGCCATTGCCGAAAACCCATCGAGATTCCCCGCGAAACCTTGCTCAAGGAAGGCTTCCCCGAGGAACGCATCGGCAGTTTCACGATCTATGAGCCCGTCGGTTGCGATCAATGCAACGGCGGCTACAAGGGCCGCACCGGCATCTATGAAGTGGTCAGGAATACTCCCGAACTGCAGCGGCTGATCATGGCCGAAGGCAACTCACTGGAAATCGACAGCCAGATGCGCCTGGACGGCTTCAACGACCTGCGCACCTCGGGACTGATCAAGGCCATGCAGGGCATCACCAGCCTTGAAGAAATCAACCGGGTCACCAAGGACTGAACATGGCCGTCAAGGCAGCGAAAATCAGCGTCTACGCCTGGGAAGGCACGGACAGGAAAGGCAGCCGGATCACTGGCGAACTGAGCGGACAAAGCCCCGCGCTGATCAAGGCACAGTTGCGCAAACAAGGCATCAACCCCGGCAAGGTGCGCAAGAAATCCGCGTCGTTGATGAACTTCGGCAAGCGCATCAAGCCTCTGGATATCGCCCTCTTCACCCGGCAAATGGCGACCATGATGAAGGCCGGCGTGCCATTGCTGCAGTCGTTCGACATCATTGGCGAGGGCTTTGACAATCCGGCCATGCGCAAGCTGGTGGACGAGGTCAAACAGGAAGTCGCCGCCGGTAACAGCTTCGCCGCGGCCCTGCGCAAGAAGCCGCAATACTTCGACGAGTTGTACTGCAACCTGGTGGATGCCGGCGAGCAGTCCGGTGCCCTAGACACCCTGCTCGAACGTGTGGCGACCTACAAGGAAAAGAGCGAAAGCCTCAAGGCCAAGATCAAGAAGGCCATGACCTACCCCACCGCCGTGGTTCTGGTAGCCGCGGTCGTCACCGCAATTCTGCTGGTGAAAGTGGTGCCGCAGTTCCAGTCGGTGTTTTCCGGCTTCGGTGCCGAACTGCCGGCGTTCACCCTGATGGTGATCGGCCTGTCGGAATTCATGCAGCAATGGTGGTGGGCGATTCTCGGCGTGCTGGTCGCAGCTTTTTTCGGC includes the following:
- the pilB gene encoding type IV-A pilus assembly ATPase PilB; amino-acid sequence: MNDIALSGLAKQLVQAELLTEKVAQQAWQQAQRNRLSLVSYLVQNKLVKSWQVVEIASEHFGMAFLDLNCLDKETQPKGLVSEKLVRQHHALPLWRRGNKLFVGISDPSNHQAINDIQFSTGLSTEAILVEDDKLTDAIEKFFDTHASGLEDMADVDLEGLDVESVDDSKQDAIGGMDADDAPVVRFVHKMLLDAIKSGSSDLHFEPYEKNYRVRVRTDGILREVARPPIQLAGRIAARLKVMASLDISERRKPQDGRLKMRLSKTKSIDFRVNTLPTLWGEKVVIRILDPSSAQIGIDALGYEPEQKELYLAALKQPQGMILVTGPTGSGKTVSLYTGLNILNTVDINISTAEDPVEINMEGINQVNVNPKQGLDFAQALRSFLRQDPDVIMVGEIRDLETAEIAIKAAQTGHLVLSTLHTNSAAETLTRLHNMGIPGFNIATSVSLIIAQRLARKLCSHCRKPIEIPRETLLKEGFPEERIGSFTIYEPVGCDQCNGGYKGRTGIYEVVRNTPELQRLIMAEGNSLEIDSQMRLDGFNDLRTSGLIKAMQGITSLEEINRVTKD
- a CDS encoding type II secretion system F family protein, coding for MAVKAAKISVYAWEGTDRKGSRITGELSGQSPALIKAQLRKQGINPGKVRKKSASLMNFGKRIKPLDIALFTRQMATMMKAGVPLLQSFDIIGEGFDNPAMRKLVDEVKQEVAAGNSFAAALRKKPQYFDELYCNLVDAGEQSGALDTLLERVATYKEKSESLKAKIKKAMTYPTAVVLVAAVVTAILLVKVVPQFQSVFSGFGAELPAFTLMVIGLSEFMQQWWWAILGVLVAAFFGTRHALKKSQALRDRRDAWLLKLPLVGTMMYKSAVARFARTLSTTFAAGVPLVEALDSVAGATGNVVFKRAVLRIRQDVATGMQLNFSMRTTGMFPNMAVQMTAIGEESGALDDMLDKVAGFYEEEVDNMVDNLTSLMEPFVMVVLGVIVGGLVVAMYLPIFQLGSAI